DNA sequence from the Pseudorca crassidens isolate mPseCra1 chromosome 6, mPseCra1.hap1, whole genome shotgun sequence genome:
AGgctgtgttttcttccttctgcagaACCTAAAGGAGCTGGTGGTGGTGGCGGAGGCAGCAGTGGGAGTTTTGGAGGGGGTGGACCACCCGGTTTGGGAGGACTGTTCCAGGCTGGGATGCCAAAGCTGAGATCCACAGCCAACAGGGAGAGTGGTAAGGAGAGTTTCCTTCCTTAGTTACTGAAGACCAGGCTGAGTCTGGCGGTTTTGAGACTTGGCATCCCCTCTAAGGCATTGTGCCCTGTGAAACAGTTTAGATTTCTTGAAATGTTATCACTGTTTTATAAGAGGGActcaagggactttcctggtggcacggtggttaagaatccgcctgccaacacaggggacacgggttcaagccctggtccaggaagatcccacatgccacagagcaactaagcccgttctccacaactactgagcctgtgctctagagtctgcgagccacaactactgagcctacgtgccacaactactgaagcccgcacacctagagcctgtgctctgcaacaagagaagccgctctgcaatgagaagtccgtgcaccacaacgaagagtagcccccgctcgctgcaactagaggaagcctgcgcacagcaacaaagacccaacgccgccaaaaataaatgaaataatttttttacaaaaagagGGACTCTatttagcatcttttttttttttctttttaaatcaggaTCAGACAGCTCCATCGAGCTGTTAAATATTTGCCCAGTGTCCTTGGGGTAACTTGTacttttttgtacttttctaaaGGGTAAGCTAgagtgggaagaaaaggaaggagcaaATGGGACTTGCCACCCCTGGAAACTCTGCCTGGTGACCTGGCAGATTCAGCTTTCTTTGTGAGGTAGTCTGACCCACCTGTTGAGTGTAGTAAATACTTGTGGGTCTCTTTTCAAATACACAATGGAGCATGTCATATGAAATATAATTACGTATCTCACAAAACCTAAAAAGGTGTTTTGCCTGACATTTGGCATTTTAGAACTAGTGATTCTAAGTATTCTCTGCAGGAAGCCATGGAAATGAGTCCTACAGGATTGTCTGTGAACACGATGGCACAGAAAAAAGTTAAACCTGGTCATGCCTAAATAAAATACCTTACAGAGTGTGTGAGGCTCTCCCCTGACTATGACAGAAGCTCAAGAAATTTCCCCATGaaactttactttttaatgtttactgtgttagaagaattttatttctaattccatGGTCTTTTAAAATGTCCACTGGGAAAGTGTGAAACTGTCACATTCATATGAAGATAAAGTCACTGAATCCTCAGGGTTACCTGGCTATTTTAGTTTTGGATTGTCAACATCTAGAAGGAGACTCAAGAATATGAGAGATTCTATCTTGCCAGGCCTgcatttaaatttgtttatttaaaacccACTGAAAGGACTTGAGGCAACTGACAAATGCATACATTCAGTACTTTAACAGTAGGTGAAGAAATTCAGGCAAAAGACAACTGgaagtaaaacaatgaaatgaagaTGGAATTTAAGTTAGTACACAAAATGCTACAGTATTTGCATAGTACACTATCTGCATAATGGGTCCCATCCCTGTAACATATATGTGGATAGTAACTGCACCTTTAATCCAAATTTGGAAGGTAGAACTTATCACAAGTTGGTGACATAGAACTATACCACACAGTCAAGGAAAATATAGCTCATGTCTAGTGCtaaagtcaaaataaaaaattctttctaGAGTTCACATTATTCATAAATCCAGCCAGATGTCTCTCATCGTGCCTTGGATAAAATCTGAACGCCTTCTGGCCGACAAGGCTCTCTATGACCCGGGCCCTGCCAGCCACTCAGGCTGCATTTCGTAGGGTTCTCCTCCATGCTCACTGTGCCCCACACACATAAAAGCCTTGGTTTTTTAACTTGAAGCTCATTtccacctcagggtctttgcacctgCTGGCCCTGACTGAAgcacttctcttcctcctctccatgGCGGGCCTTAGCTCAAATGTCACATCCTCATAAGGGCCACCCCCATCTAACCTGGCCTCTCTGGGCATTCTTCATCTCATCAGcctattttagtttctttttagtcCTTATAACtgtctgaaaatatttatgtttactgGTTTTTTGTTTATCTCCCCCAGAAGAACATAAACTACAAGAGAGCCAGATCTTTCCTGTTTTGTTTACTCCTCTGCCTCTAGCATCTAGAATAATGGCTGACGTATAGTATAGCAGGTTAATATTTGGTATATTAATTAGCTTATAGTTGAACTGGGTAAAGTTTTTTCAGACTAAGCATTTTACAAGAATTAGTTTAGGTTCTAAGAGACTCTGGGGTGgtggtttgggtttttccataacttTGGTTCCTCTTTAGCTCTTCCCTTTGTTGAACCAAAGTAGTTGAATATTAATTATGTATTAATAGTAGGGTTGTTCTGTCCTGTCAGTATTAAAGTGGAAGTTGACCTAGTAGGGAAAAACGTTGTATAGTTGCCTACTTGTTGGTAGATTAAGACCATCCACTGGTGTCAACTCTTTTAAACTTTgacagtttctttttcctttgacaGTTTCTTATTTCAATCATAACTCTTCCACTCTCTTAGAAATTTACCTTTAAAGGTTCTAGGTAAGCCCTCCCATACAGAAACTTACATTGGGATAACTAATTTCTTCATCTAAGAAAGctacattatttttcatacctGAGAGGTACAGGGTGGGGGGACAGGGATAGtgatggggagaaaagaaaatcattagcAGAAATCCCATGTACCAATGCCATCCTGTTCTCGACCTCTTGTAATGAACAGGGATGTCTCCAGAACTCTTACCAACCTCATCCTGGTTCTTGTCCATCCATAATGCCAAGAGAGCTCTCCAGAATCCCTTTGAAAGCTGATGGGTTGTGGAATCTGGGAGTAGAAGAGAAACAGAGAGCTGTGATCTGTCCCTCTGCTTCCAGGAAGGACACACAAAACCTAGTTTATATAAGTAATAGTTACCTGTCGTTTCCAGCATCTAGGAAAGGGCTTCCAGTAGCTGGCAATTTACTCTAGTTCTCTGATTGCCTTTAAGGTTCCtaactttctgattttttttttttctgttctttagatTCTGGAGGGAGCCGACCCCCAATTTTGCCACCAGGAGGAAGACCCACATCTGCCAAACCTTTCTCGCCCCCAAGTGGCCCAGGGAGGTTCCCTGTGCCTTCTCCAGGCCACAGAAGCGGACCTCCAGAACCTCAGAGGAACCGAATGCCTCCCCCGAGGCCCGACGTGGGCGCGAAGCCTGATAACATTCCGCCTCCAGTGCCTAATACTCCAAGACCCGTTCAGTCAAGTCTGCACAACCGGGGGTCCACCCTAGTGCCCGGGGCCCCCAGGCAGCCCAGCCCCGGGCCgactcctccccctctccccggAAACCGAGGGGCTGCTTTCGGGGGAGGCTCCACCCGCCAGACCCCGTCAGGCTCCTCCTCGCCCTTCTCCAaccggcctcccctcccccctaccCCGAGCAGGGCCTTGGATGACAAACCCCCTCCTCCGCCCCCTCCAGTGGGCAGCAGGCCCTCCATCCACAGGGAGGccgtccccccacctccccctcagAACAGCAAGCCTCCGGTGCCCTCCACCCCGCGGCCTTCCCCCTCcgcgcaggccccgcccccgccccccagccggCCGGGCCCTCCCCCAGTGCCCCCAGGGTCCAGTGGCGGGGGCGGCGGCGACGAAATCCCGAGGCTCCCACAGCGGAACCTGTCCCTCTCGTCGTCCTCGTCGTCGTCATCATCTGCGCCTCCCTTACCTTCACCTGGGCGGTCGGGACCTCTTCCTCCCCCGCCCAGCGAGAGACCCCCTCCTCCAGTGAGGGACCCACCGGGCAGATCAGGTATGGCCAGAGCGCGGTGAGTTGTGCCCCTGTGCCCCAGCCAGCCCAGAAGTCACTACCAACTGCACATGAAGAGAGCCCAACAAAAGCTTAAGTGAACTCTCGGGCTGCTTTGACCTTGGAAGTGACACATAACCCATATGATTTCCTCTTGGCCTCACGTAACCTCTGAAGAGAGTGGGGCCCATACTTCTGTCCACGTTTCAGAAGTGAGGAGACTAAGTAACCAATGAAGTGAAATGATCCCAAGCGAGTTAATAAAGAACAGGCCACTCACTCACCTTCCATCTCACCACTCTACCTGACATCTCCTGAAAGGGAATTTCTGCTGTCTTAACTGGGAACTAAATACCCATCTCCTGCAGGAGGGCCCATTATTCCAACAAGAAGGGCAGTTATTTAAGAGTGAATGAACTTTCCCTGTACTTCTCTTCATCGGTCAAGTTTTGACACATACTAGAGTCCATTTTGCTGTCTGTTCACATCTCTGACACGTAGATCCCTTGGAGAATCAGATAAAGGTATAATAAGGCCTTCTCTCCATAAAAATGCTCATAAGCATAAACTCAAAATTGCCTGCTGTTTCATGGATTGAAGGACCTGCTGAAGCCCATCTGTGTCCCCACCCAGGGCTGGAAACCTGGATCTAAGGGGAGAACCTGCACAGTGTGAAATGAAGTGTGAGGAGTCTGTACTCTCTCTCCTACTTTTAATAggtgcttgtttgttttctgtttgttattGAGGGATTCAGAAGAACTATCTAGTTTTGGAATTTAACCTTACCATACCTACAGGATGTCTGGAAATGGGGCATTTTTTGCTCTGTGAGAAGCTAACTGACCTTTGACCCCCTGACCTCAGGAAcctaataaacacttttttaaaatagtcCTCAAACTTGACCACATACTGggatcacctgggagctttaaaaaccACCATGCCTGGGTTCCTACCCCAGGATTTCTGGTTTCATTGGTCTGGGTTACAAACTGGGCATCAGGATATTTGGAAGCTCCCCGGTGACTGTAATGTGTAGCAAAGTGAAAACCACTCCTTCAAACCACTTTGCCGGGGAGAGTCAGCTACAAATATAAAAAGTTGGTAGTCTATTCAGTCTGGACATTGTGGCATCTCATTAAGTATGCTTCAATGAACAAATAAGAACAAGTAGTCAGATGAATGAAATGCATCATTTTCTTCTTATCCAACAGGTATGGATTTTCCCACAAAATGGCTGAGGAGCTGTTTGCTTGGTTCTACCAAATGATTTAATCAACAGATTAAATATTCCCCCAAATAGGATAGGCAGTGatatatatttgttgtttctttcaATTACATTAAGTCATACCTGTTTATTgtacaaaatacataaaagtataatgaaaataaaaatcatctataaTTCTGCCACCACCATCATCCAGATATAACATTGTTTATATaccctttcagtcttttttaaatgcatatatatacatgtttgcAAAATTAGTATCATACTACATATATTGtttgctaattttctttttatttaatttagctCATTATTTTCTGACATGATTAACTCTTCTTTTACAACCTGACTTtcaatggctgcataatattaaATCACACAAAAGTACCTTGGCTTATTTATTAGTCACGTGGTCATACAGGCCATTTCTAGAGTTTTGCTATTGCAGATAATGCAGGGATACATTCTTGTAGCTAAATATTTGTGCACATCTCTGTGTATTTCTTTTGGATGAATTCCTAGGAATGGAATTCCTAGGACAATGGATGTACACAGTAAACTATGGATTTCATAGGTATTGCCAAATTAGCCTCTAGAAAATtcccaccaatttacatttccataagGAACCTATGAGAAGTCATCAAGGGCCATCTATATTTTGAGAGGTGGCTTGGCTTCATTGTTATGGGAGTGTTTTAGAATTTGACAGAATGGAGTCAAATCCTATTCTTCCACTCATTAGTGTACTGATTTGGGCTCTTTAACCTTCCAACACCTCTGAGGCCTCACCTGCTGTCCTGATGCTCCTCGGggctgttgtaagaattaaatgagaccaGTGTGTATAGTGGTTATCTTATTTCCCCCCATGTAGTAGCATTCAACAAATGATCGTTTTCATTATTATACTGCCAACAGGAAATAGAAATCTGTTTTCTGTTATGCTTGCCTAGGTTTGGAGCAGAGGGCTGGAAGGTTGGAGAGTAAGGAACATGAACAGTtactttaaaagagagagagatcaagtTGATCAGGTTACGTAGTACCAGGCcccatagtattggaagtctagTTTGCATTCAGTGACAGTTATGTGGTGGTACTACCACTGCCATTAAGCCCACAGCGTGTGAGCCACTTCTCCCCCCAGTAAATCTACTCATACTAACTAGGACTCCAGCAGTGAGAAGTAGATGGGGCAATGAATAAACCCTACCAGATTAGGCACTGAAGACTCCTTGAGAGACGAACCAGGGCTGGGCATGCCTCCCACCTCCATCAGAGATCTGAGCCAAGACTTCCAGACAGGAATATCTTTGATGGGTGGGTCATTCACTTTAAGGTCCTCTAGTTGGATTCTGAATCTGTAATTAACaagacatatttatatttatagcacCATAAGACATTGTGTTTACATAAAGATGTCAGCATGTTGCTAGTGGAACACACCACTGAAGGTCAGGAATAATTACTAAGGCCATTTTGATTTGCATGAGAGATGctcaagttctttttttctttttaaaaatttactcatGACCCAAACAGCCTCTGCATTTGGAGGATGGGAAAAGCAAGATATGTTCCTTTGTACTATCAAAAAGAATTTACTTTGAATTATTTACTAagaacttaaaattttctgattatACCACAccactgcatttttaaaacatgctttcaaatactatataatactttttatttgctttttgactAAGTATTTCTGGCAACAGTGCAGTGAGAAAGGTGTTCTTTTGTAGACAGGAAATCAAGTTCCACAGGACAACCAGCCTGCACAGGGTCAGGATACTGCACCAGCATTTACAGCCATGCACATTGATTAGCTGATTGTCACTCCCTCTGTTAATCTGACTCCCCAGAGAGGAAGAACCAAGAAGGAGCTCTTACTGTTCTCGGGATAACTGATGTTTGGTTTCCTGATCCCGCTTCTGCCTGGAAACAGATCATATGCATCACAGAAACATGCTTGTATAATTAGCGATAATACTATGCACTTAAAGAACTTAGTCCCTCTGGAGACCTAAAATAAGTTCATaactatcttatttttaaaacagcatttaCTTAATAAGTAACATGTCACAGTAATTAGTTCAACAGctatttaaaaggaattttaaatgttttttaaagtatacagttgtCAATATAAACAAATGATTACCACTGTCAACTGCATCACCTCCAATCTCAACTCAAAGCCAAACAGCCATTTAGCTATCAATGTGCACTTGTTCCACGTATGTGTGTACATTTGTGCATTTCTGTGCTTATATGCGCCTAATCATTTCTTGGCTAAACCTCCTAGGAACTCTCCACCATTTCTCCACATTCCCTAGTAAAAGGGCATGTAtccagcaggcactcaataattgCATGTTGATGACCATGATGATAGTAATGTACAGTGTAAGGTATAGCactaaatgtcatttttcttttgctcaaggccctctcccaccacctcctccaATGAACAGAAATGGCAGCACATCTCGGGCCCTGCCTGCCACCCCTCAGTTGCCATCCAGGAGTGGAACAGACAGTCCCAGAAGTGGGCCCCGGCCTCCTCTTCCTCCCGACAGGCCTGGCACTGGGgtgcctcccccacctccaccatcGACATCAATTAGAAACGGCTTCCAAGACTCTTCATGTGAAGGTGAGGTGTGGTCCCGGCTCCTTGGAAATGTACAAGCTATAGTAGGGCAGCAGTTGAATGGcaggtgtgtttgtgtctgtttgTATGTTTGCATTAACATTTCGTGTTTGTGTGACCCTCATTGTTACCATACTGCACAGCACTAATCTAAGCACTCTAGGGCCCACCatgatttcaaatgaaaaatagtaaTCCCCCTTCCTCCACTCCCCAAAAAGGCAGAtcatttttctctgttccttgTTTGAGTCTCATTTTGGTTAACTTTCCAGAGGTTCCAGAATTCTGAAAAGAACCATTTTTGTAGCTAACCTTATACCTACCTTTCTGAACAGTTCATGGTGGGTAAGAGGCCCAATGGCCTGCAGATACTGAGCAGCTTATCTCTGCCATTGTTATCAGAGGGTCCTAGTTATTCCTTCCACTGATGAAGGAATAATTAAGAAAGGCATCCCAAACCTTAGTCCCCAGCTCCTGAGAGGGACTGGCTGGGTCCTAGTCACTCTAGTTAAAGTCACCTGGATCTGTCTTTGGTTTGATATGCAGACCACTATATTTTATCGCTGTGCTAATCAGTGACATTTGTAGCACTTCCGGCTTTTCTCTAAACTTCTAGACATAAAACCAGAAGCGATCTCTGCCATTCTCTCTGTATTTCATTCTGTGCCTTTCGTTACCTAAGTCTTCAGAGAAGATTGTCTGTTACTGAAGATATTGTTTGTTTCTCTCCCTCAGATGAGTGGGAAAGCAGATTCTTCTTCCATCCGATTTCTGATTTGCCACCTCCAGAGCCATATGTACCAACAACCAAAAGTTATCCCAGTAAATTGGCAAGAAATGAAAGCCGGAGTGAGTATTTCTACAAGGGCAATTGGATGCCTTCATACTTGAGTAGCCAACTGAGGGTTGTATAGGAAATCCAGGTCTCTTGCCTGGAGTGGGGCGATTTCAGAGAAATCACTCCTGGATTTGGAACCATATAAATTCTAGTAAACTCCCTTTCTACACTCATTGAGGAAAATGGAGACATCCAGAATGCATATgagaaatgattattttaatgtgtCATTACAAGCTCAAAATACCTTTAGTTTGCTAGTaggttaaattttattattttgcttgtttGGACAATCTTTCCCCATTTTGATCTTCCTAAGATGGCACAATTAGAGCCATCTTCTATTCCTACTAGTTTTGAGACTGGCAGAATGTCTAATTATAACAAAAACTCACTGTAACTGCCTTGATCGTTTAAATATAATCATAACTTTACAGACCATTAcatgaaaattttaagtatacccATAATCTCTCTACATAACATaacagatattttcattttactagGTTGTCTTCTAATTTTTATCCATCTAATTCTGATTAATTTATATAGTTTAATAATTATAGAGTATGGGTTTTGCTGATGAGATTTATATAACATTGCTGAGTAAACACTTCCCTATtttatcacatggtttttattctacaGAATTCCATCAAGTCAGCATATAATAATTTAGTTTACCATtattggacatttagattgtttttttccttatagaTGTAATGCTACCATAAAGAAGTGAATCAGTTTTCCCCTACTGAAAAGAAATACGtgaacaagaagaggaaatagaaaaactgATATTTCACAACAATAAATGTATAGAACTAAGGAAGAATTAgcatgaaatatacatatatcactgATGAGGCCCCATCTTGGAACAGCCTTAGCTTCAGACCAAACTCCCAAGCCAGAAATGAGTGGAGAAAAAGTGTTTGAGCATGTCAAAGAACTGTCACATGATCCTAGTCTTGTCCTCATTGCCCAGCAGAGTTCCTTCATGTACTCTGAGCCTAATGACTCTTTCTTAACACACAGTTCTTAATTTTTGCTTGGTTGGTTCCCAGCCTTAGAGCAGATTAATATCAGCTGAAGTCAAGGTTGGTTAGAAGCAAAATCACTGACTTCGGGGAGAAGAGATAGGTGGCAGTCTTGGGTTAAAGGAGGAGCTAGGAACACAGAGCTCTGCTAGGTATCACAGCACTGGACAATACAGTTGTTTCTGTTGGGTTATTAAGAACAAGACAAATTGTGCTTTGTGCTTCTGTTGAAGAattcaaagaattagaaaatattttagaaaaatttcccTGAAAAAAATGCCAGAAGTAAATAGAATATTGCTGCTTGAAAGGACAAGTTTAATTCCTAGAAAAACTTATTTATGTGGAATACTGCATTCTAGATGATGCCTAATAAAAGAGGTATAACTGTAATAAAATTATCATACAAGAGTTGGTGGTTGAAATTTTTGGTGAAAAAGTCTTCACGTGGGAACAGCATCCTCGAgttctcttcccccaccccactctgtGCTATTTGTATATTTACGTCAATAACAGAGccatcctccccagcccctctagatttttaatttaatagctGAACACATTCCTTCCCCCCAACTTCCTGTCTTTATGACTGTCCACAGCTTGAGAACTGGAACTAGGCCCTGCTCACTACTGCATCTTCTGAAAGTGGCACAGAGCTTGAAATAcagcagcatttaaaaatatttcttagatcGGTAAATTAATTTCCACAGCCCTCCAAAAATGTTtttgtagctttaaaaaaatatttctagcaTTGGGCATGTTtactattttataatgataatggATCATCTCTCTAACACAAAAAAAGTACTATGGAGTGGTTTTATCCTGCTCCTGTACCTGCCTCAGCCTCCAGGCCCACTACCCGGTAGGGCACCCAGACAGCCCTGAACGGTGCCTCCTAATTGCAGCTTTGCACAAGGCCAGCCCTTGTTTTGCTCAACATTTGTGGTGTGTCAATTGACAGTCAAGTCTCCATGACAGATAGCTGATTTACATACAGATGAGTCTTTCCTCAGGTCCCTGCCCAAGAAAAGACTTGGTTGGGATAAAAACAGGAAGAGGCAAGGTAATGGACTGCCACTGTTTTCCTCTAACTCCTCCCCTTGCTCAGAGATTTGTTCTAACTCAGGAATCCCTAAGTGGGCTACTTTGGTTGCTGTCAGGGAAGTGGTGGCCTGCTGAGGAATCCATCAATGCCAGTCCACCTGAGTATCAGAACTGTGGCCTTAGCAGACCTACTCCATTGACTCAAGTCCCTGGTAGACCTACTCACAGCATCTGAGCACCTGGTTTCATGCCTAACACCTGTTAGATCCTCAAAACAAAATGTGCATGGgacaaatgaattttttaattgtGAATGGATTTTAAACCTAGTTATGGCATGCTGACAGCCCATGAATAtgcatagtttttaaaagaacactaTCAATAGAGTGAAGAGAAAACCCatgaaatgggataaaatatttgcaaatcatatatctgataaaaggttaatatctggaatacataaagaattcctacaattcaacaacaacaaaacaacccaatttttaaaatggttgaaTACCTGCACAGATATTTCTTGAAATAAGATATACAGcttgccaataagcacataaaaagatgctcaacatcactaatcattaggaaaacacaaataaaactacaaataaaactaccactttacacctattaggatggctgCTATCAAAAAAGCATTGTTTAGAAATTAG
Encoded proteins:
- the WIPF1 gene encoding WAS/WASL-interacting protein family member 1, with amino-acid sequence MPVPPPPAPPPPPTFSLANTEKPTLSKSEQAGRNALLSDINKGKKLKKTVTNDRSAPILDKPKGAGGGGGGSSGSFGGGGPPGLGGLFQAGMPKLRSTANRESDSGGSRPPILPPGGRPTSAKPFSPPSGPGRFPVPSPGHRSGPPEPQRNRMPPPRPDVGAKPDNIPPPVPNTPRPVQSSLHNRGSTLVPGAPRQPSPGPTPPPLPGNRGAAFGGGSTRQTPSGSSSPFSNRPPLPPTPSRALDDKPPPPPPPVGSRPSIHREAVPPPPPQNSKPPVPSTPRPSPSAQAPPPPPSRPGPPPVPPGSSGGGGGDEIPRLPQRNLSLSSSSSSSSSAPPLPSPGRSGPLPPPPSERPPPPVRDPPGRSGPLPPPPPMNRNGSTSRALPATPQLPSRSGTDSPRSGPRPPLPPDRPGTGVPPPPPPSTSIRNGFQDSSCEDEWESRFFFHPISDLPPPEPYVPTTKSYPSKLARNESRSGSNRRERGAPPLPPIPR